DNA from Arthrobacter sp. PvP023:
CACCCAATGCGATGCTGTCGCTTCCGGCAAAGACGGCGGTGGGGCGCTGCTCGAGCTTGAGGAGGGCTTTGAGGCCGGCCACTCCGCTGTCCCTGCGGAACTTGCCGCCGGAAACAATGTACTGAGGGTCGACGGGTACACCCTGGGCCATAAGAGCCGCCATGTAGCCATGCAGGCGTGCCTGGTTGCATTCAGCCCCTTCGATGCCGCCGATGTAGGCTATGCGCCTGTGCCCGAGCTCCAGCAAGTGTTCCGTGGCTGCCTTGCCTCCGGCCCAATTTGTCGCTCCCACGCTGACCACATCGGCCGAGGGCGGGTTGAGGGGGTCAATCACGACGACGGGAATTTGCCGGCGCCGGAACGCATGCAGTTGCGCCTCGCTGAACGCTGACGTCACGACGATCATTCCCGCCCTGCCCTCGTCGATGATGCGCTGGGCCCGGCGCTCGGGGCTGAGCCGGGTTGAGGGGGTGGTTCCGGTGAGGCTTACCAGGATTTCGACATCGGCTCCGGCGGCGAACCGCAGTATCCCGTTCAGGACCTCAACCGTGTAAGCCGAGTCGAGGACGTCCAGGACCACCTCGACGACGGTGCCGGCCTCCGCCGCGGAACGGCGCTGCAGCGGGGACTGGTAGCCGGCCTGCTCCAGTGCGGCCAGAACGCGGGCGCGCGTTTCCGGCGCAACATCGTCACGGCCGTTCACCACCTTCGACACCGTGGGCGCCGACACTCCCGTCTGCCGCGCCACGGTGGCGAGCGTTGGCTTATCCGGACGGGTGGTGACTGCCATAGGTTTCGAAACCTTTCGATAGTTGCGACGATCCCATTCTGCAGAAACTGCGCTCCAGGGTCAAGGAGGCCCAAGCGGACGCGGAAAATATCATCCGACACTATTGACGGCCCCGCTTTCACGGCATTAGTTTAGACCGTGACCTAAATCACGAGTGCGAAATATTTCGAGACTTTTCCGGAGGCTCCGCCTTGGAATGCTCACAGAAGAAGCGATTACAGATGGAGAAGCAATGAAGCAACCCCAGACATCCCGGCGCTCTTTCCTCGCCCTTGCCGCCCTCGCACCCTTCGCCGCCGCGGTGACCAGCGCCTGCGGCACATCGGGGCCGGGCGCCTCCAGCGGAGGGGGCGCCAGCATGTGGTACCTCTCAGGTGAGCCGAACCAGACCACCATGCAGAAGGCTGTTGACGCCTTCAGTTCGGCGAACCCGGACAACAAGATAGCGGCGACCTACTTCCAGAACGACGCATATAAAACCAAGATCAAGACCGCGATCGGCGCAGGGCAGGCTCCCACCATCATCTACGGCTGGGGCGGCGGCACTCTGAAGACATATGCCGAGGCTAACCAGGTGGAGGACCTGACCAGCTGGTTCGGAGAGAACCCGGACTTGAAAAATAAGTTCTTCCCGGCCGCCTTCGGTGCCGCCACCGTCAACGGGAAAATCTACGCGGTGCCCAACCAGTACGTCGCCCCGATCGTCCTGTTCTACAACAAGGAACTGTTCGAAAAAGCCGGCGCCCAGCCGCCAAAGACCTGGGACGACGTCATGTCCCTCGTCAAAACCTTCAACGACATGGGCGTGGCGCCCTTCTCCCTTGGTGGACAGTCGCGCTGGACTTCCATGATGTGGCTTGAGTACCTGCTCGACCGCATCGGCGGTGCCGAAGTATTCACTGCCATTTTCGAAGGCAAACCCAATGCCTGGATGGACCCTGCCGTGATTGAGACCGGCACCAAGATCCAGGAGCTCGTCTCGGCTGACGGCTTCATCAAAGGCTTTTCCTCCATCGCCGCGGACTCCAATGCCGATCAGGCACTGCTGTTCACAGGTAAGGCCGCCATGATGCTTCACGGCTCCTGGACCTATGGCGCCATGAAGAAGGGTGGTCAGAACTTCGTCCAGGACGGGAAGCTTGGCTTCATCCCGTTCCCCACCATTTCCGGCGGTAAAGGCGATCCGAAGAACGCCGTGGGCAACCCCGCCGCGTACATGTCGATCTCCTCAAAGGCCACCGACAAGGAAAAGGAGACGGCGAAGAAGTTCCTCAAGGACGGCATTCTGACCGACACGGTCATAGACACCTACATCAATTCCGGATCCGTTCCCATTGTCAACGGCATCGAAGACAAGCTGGACACCTCGCCGGACAAGGACTTCCTGAACTTCGTCTACGACCTGGCCAAGAACGCACCGAACTTCCAGCAGTCCTGGGACCAGGCACTCAGCCCGACTGCCGCCGAAGCCCTGCTGAACAACATCGACCAGCTGTTCCTCAAGTCGATCACGCCGCAGCAGTTCGCCGAGAACATGAATGCCACCCTCGGAAAATGAGTAACACCGTCTCCACCGCCCCTAAGACTGAGGCGGCCGCCAGAACTGCAACCGCAAAAGGTGGGCAGCGTGACAAAGCCCTCGCCTGGCTGACAGCGCCCGCCTTGTTCTTCTTCGTGGCATTCGCCGTGGTGCCGCTGGCAGGTGTCCTCATCCTGAGCTTCGCCAGTTGGGACGGCATCGGTGCCATCGGATCAGCGGGACTGGGCAACTGGTTCTCAGTGCTTGCGGACCCCGGACTGTACAACGCCCTGGGACTGACCTTCCTGATCATGATCGCTTCATGGCTGGTCCAGACACCCATCAGCCTTCTTCTGGGTGTCTTCACCGCCGGTAGCCAGCGCTACCGGGCGGCCCTGGCGGTGCTCTATTTCCTGCCTTTGCTGCTCTCGTCCGCAGCAGTCGCCATCGCCTTCAAAGCCCTGCTGGACCCGAACTTCGGCCTGGCCACGGGCCTCGGACTGCCGTTCCTGGCCCAGGACTGGTTGGGGGTCCCGCACCTGGCCGTGGGTTTGGTCATCTTCGTGATTGCCTGGCAGTTCGTGCCGTTCCACACGCTCATTTACCAGGGCGGAGTGCGGCAGATTCCCAAATCACTGTATGAAGCAGCCGAAATCGACGGAGCGGGGACAATCAAGCAGTTCTTCCACATCACCCTCCCCCAGTTGAAATACACCATCATCACCTCGTCCACCCTGATGGTCGTGGGGTCGCTGACCTACTTCGACCTGATCTTCGTCCTCACCGGCGGCGGACCGGGGAACTCCACGCGGATCCTGGCCCTGGACATGTACCTGCGGGGCTTCCGGGCCAACCTTATGGGACCGGCAAGCGTCATCGCCGTCATTCTCGTACTCATCGGCCTTGCACTTGCCTTGTTCCTCCAGCGCCTTGGAGGCAAGGACAAGCAAGGCAGCCAATTGGAAGGTATGTAGGGTGAGCACCGTACTGAAAAGCAGCGCGGAGGAAACTTCCGCCGGCGCCCCGACAAACCCGGCCGCCCCCAAGCGGGGGCTGGGTTCACGGATGAGGCGGCTAAACGTCCCGGCAGGCCTGGGCGGCTGGATCTGGCTGGCCATCATCATCATTCCGGTCTACTACGTGGTGATCACCAGCCTGAAGACGCAGGCAGGCTACTTCGGCCAGAATCCGCTGGCCCTGCCCACAGAGCCAACCTTGGAAAACTACCAGATGGTCCTTGAGGCCGACTTCGCGAAGTACTTCATGAACAGCACCATCGTCACGCTGGGTGCCGTCATCCCGACGGTACTGATCTCGTTCATGGCCGCGTTCGCAATCGTCCGGGGCAAGGGCAGGTTCCTCAAACTGGTCAACGGCATGTTCCTGATGGGACTGGCAATCCCCCTGCAGGCAACCATCATCCCGATCTACCTGATGATCATCCGCCTCAACCTGTACGACAGCCTGCTGGCACTCATGCTTCCCTCCATTGCCTTCGCCATCCCGTTGACCGTGCTAATCCTGTCCAACTTCATCCGCGACGTTCCGAACGAACTGTTTGAATCGATGCGGCTGGATGGGTGCAGTGAGTGGCAGACCATGTGGCGGCTAGCTCTTCCACTGACCCGTCCCGCGATCGTGACCGTCGCCATCTATAACGGCCTGCACGTCTGGAACGGATTCCTGCTGCCGCTGGTCCTCACCCAGAGCCCTGGCCTGCGCGTC
Protein-coding regions in this window:
- a CDS encoding LacI family DNA-binding transcriptional regulator, producing MAVTTRPDKPTLATVARQTGVSAPTVSKVVNGRDDVAPETRARVLAALEQAGYQSPLQRRSAAEAGTVVEVVLDVLDSAYTVEVLNGILRFAAGADVEILVSLTGTTPSTRLSPERRAQRIIDEGRAGMIVVTSAFSEAQLHAFRRRQIPVVVIDPLNPPSADVVSVGATNWAGGKAATEHLLELGHRRIAYIGGIEGAECNQARLHGYMAALMAQGVPVDPQYIVSGGKFRRDSGVAGLKALLKLEQRPTAVFAGSDSIALGVLSEAGRHGLRIPDDISLIGFDGTSQGQEAVPALTSVAQPLEEMGRAALRSLLRQARGEVLDSHRVELATQVIVRDSTAPPAA
- a CDS encoding carbohydrate ABC transporter permease, producing MSNTVSTAPKTEAAARTATAKGGQRDKALAWLTAPALFFFVAFAVVPLAGVLILSFASWDGIGAIGSAGLGNWFSVLADPGLYNALGLTFLIMIASWLVQTPISLLLGVFTAGSQRYRAALAVLYFLPLLLSSAAVAIAFKALLDPNFGLATGLGLPFLAQDWLGVPHLAVGLVIFVIAWQFVPFHTLIYQGGVRQIPKSLYEAAEIDGAGTIKQFFHITLPQLKYTIITSSTLMVVGSLTYFDLIFVLTGGGPGNSTRILALDMYLRGFRANLMGPASVIAVILVLIGLALALFLQRLGGKDKQGSQLEGM
- a CDS encoding extracellular solute-binding protein, which translates into the protein MKQPQTSRRSFLALAALAPFAAAVTSACGTSGPGASSGGGASMWYLSGEPNQTTMQKAVDAFSSANPDNKIAATYFQNDAYKTKIKTAIGAGQAPTIIYGWGGGTLKTYAEANQVEDLTSWFGENPDLKNKFFPAAFGAATVNGKIYAVPNQYVAPIVLFYNKELFEKAGAQPPKTWDDVMSLVKTFNDMGVAPFSLGGQSRWTSMMWLEYLLDRIGGAEVFTAIFEGKPNAWMDPAVIETGTKIQELVSADGFIKGFSSIAADSNADQALLFTGKAAMMLHGSWTYGAMKKGGQNFVQDGKLGFIPFPTISGGKGDPKNAVGNPAAYMSISSKATDKEKETAKKFLKDGILTDTVIDTYINSGSVPIVNGIEDKLDTSPDKDFLNFVYDLAKNAPNFQQSWDQALSPTAAEALLNNIDQLFLKSITPQQFAENMNATLGK
- a CDS encoding carbohydrate ABC transporter permease → MSTVLKSSAEETSAGAPTNPAAPKRGLGSRMRRLNVPAGLGGWIWLAIIIIPVYYVVITSLKTQAGYFGQNPLALPTEPTLENYQMVLEADFAKYFMNSTIVTLGAVIPTVLISFMAAFAIVRGKGRFLKLVNGMFLMGLAIPLQATIIPIYLMIIRLNLYDSLLALMLPSIAFAIPLTVLILSNFIRDVPNELFESMRLDGCSEWQTMWRLALPLTRPAIVTVAIYNGLHVWNGFLLPLVLTQSPGLRVLPLALWTFQGEYSVNIPAVLASVVLSTLPILVLYVVGRRQLLSGLTAGFSK